The genomic region ACGAAGGGCTCATGGGCTACATCCGCAAGACGGCGCCCGAAATCGCCACCTGCTTCACCTACGGCAGCGGCATCCGCATGTTGCAGGCGCTGCGCAGCGGCGACTGGGCCGGCTACACGCCCGAAGACACGCTCCTGGCTTTGCCAGACGACCTCGAACGGCACTACGCCCTCGCGGCGGACGAGGTCCGCGCCATCCAGGGCAAGGGCGTGTTCGTGCAGGTGCACACCGTCAATAGCCGCGAGGAGATGCTCCGGCTCCTGCGCTTGGGCGTGGACAGCATCATCACGGACCATCCCGACGTGCTCGCGGAAGTGATCGCTGAGGTTGAACGTAACCCCTGAATTGACTCACAAAGCCTGCGGACCCTCCCCCGCCTCACCGGAGAGGGTCCGCAATTCTTTCCCAAGCAAACGCGATCAGCCGCCTGCCGTTAGCACCAATTCGGCTATCGTAGCCCACGCGGCACTGACCGGGAACTGGTCTTCTTCCGTTCCAGAGGCGTCCGAGGGCATACCCGGACGCTGCGTATAACGCAGGAAGTCCACGTGCCCGTCCAGGTACAGCACATTGCTGCCGCCCGGCACATGGTTAAAAATGGCCGTGTCCGTGCCCGTCACGTCCCAGATGGTCGCGAGAGTCGACTGCGCCATGGACGTCGCGGCGGGATTGTTGATATCCGTAATCAGGAACCGCTCAATGCCCTCGCGCAACCGGTAGAACGTCAACTCAGTCCCTGGCGCAATCCGGCTGTTTCCAGCCGTGTGTGTGTACGAGATGTCCGAGTCGGTAGTCCTTTGAACCGCGTCCAACTGCGCCTGGTTCTGTGTAGCCAGCGCCGTCTGCCAAGGTATGAGCAGCGTCGTCAGATAGAAGTTCGACATGTCGGTGATCGGCACGATCCACGAATTGTCCCGCACGGCCCAACCGAGATAGATGTAGGAACGGTCGGACGTATCAACGCCGGAGGAGGCGACCCATCCGGGAAGCCGCGGATCATTATCCGGCAGCGCGACAATCACCCTGCCATTCGCGTCCACCCAGTCGCCGCCTTCATTCAGAAACTCGCCCGGCGTGTCGTCGGCATCCGACGGACAGAAAATAACCGCAAGGTCATTCAGGTACTCGGGATACGTAACATTAATGGAAAAGAAGAAGTTGCCTGCGTCGATCGACTTCGGCGGAAAGCGTTCGCCCGGGTCTTCATTCGCATACATCTTCAATACCAGCCCCATCTCCTTCAGGTTGTTCTGGCATGATGCCCGGCGCGCCGACTCACGGGCGCGCGCCAGAGCGGGCAGCAGAATGGCCGCCAAGATGCCGATAATGGCGATTACCACCAGCAGTTCGATTAGCGTAAACCCTTTGCGACGCATGACCAGAGTACCTCCTTGGGATACACCCGTTATGAGACCGGAACTACAGAGACCCATTCATCACGCGTTCAGGATAAATGGTGGAGGAGCCTTCTGTCAATACTTTCTTATAATTATCAGGTTAAAATGGGTTTTAACGATTTTCGTATCCAAGAGATTGCGGACTATTCGTATATTGTCCTGGCTGAGGAGAGCATTCCCGCTAATCCAGAGCGGGTTTCAGCAATACAGGTCGTACAACTCTCCCCCAACGAGACCAGTCGCGGTCAAGGCGCGTTACGTAACCTGGAACCCACGGGGATGACGGGCAATCCCGAAGGGACTGCGCCGGGCGGGGCAGGCTGCAGCGAGAGGTCGGTCAACGCATTCAGGAAGGAGACCAACGCAGCTTTCTCCTCCGCGGAGATACGGAACGGGCGAATAAGTGGGTCCACGTTCTCCGCTGGCGGTTCGTTGGCGAGTCCCGCGCCGCCGGCATAAAAATCTATGATGCTCTCAAGGGTGTCGAAATGACCGTTGTGCATATAAGGACCGGTAACGGACGCGTTCCGCAGCGCAGGAACCTTGAACGCGCCGAACGGACCTTCGCCGGGAACCTTCGCGCGCCCCGGATCGGGCGTTTCTTCCTCGGGCACGCCAATCACACGAAATGCCGTGTCGCTGAACGTGGGAAGATGATGACACTGGATACAGCGCATGCGATCGGACCGGAACAGCTCGAAACCGCGCTTTTCCTCTGGGGTAAGCGCCTCCTCTTCGCCCGCGGCAAAACGGTCAAAGCGTGAACGGAACGTGAGCAGCGTGCGTTCAAAGACGGCAACAGCCTTTGTAACGTTTTCGAAAGTGACCGGCTCGCCGTCCGGTCCAAAGACTTGCTCAAACAGGCGCACATACTCCGGTATCGCGGATAATTCGTCCACCAGTTCGTCCGCGTCCTGGTTCATCTCGTCGGGGGCCTGGATCGGAAAAGCGGCCTGATGTTCGAGCAACCGGGCGCGTCCGTCCCAGAACTGATGCGCGTTATAGGCCGCGTTCCAAAGAGTCGGCGACTGCCGCCCCAGTAGCGTGCCGCCCGCGCGGTCGGGCCCGAACCCCTTACCGCCGAAACCCATGGCTTTGCCACGTCCGTCTGCAAGACCGAAATCCGGATGGTGGCACGTGGCGCAGGACATCGTGTTGTCGCCACTGAGGAGCGGGTCAAAGAAAAGCAGGCGGCCCAGTTCCACCTTCTCCGGCGTGACCGGGTTCTCTTCCAGGCCAGGCATCGGCGGAAAGGGCACAAACCAAGGCTTTGGCGCCAATCCGGCCGGCGGTTGAGACGGGAGCGGCACATACTGACCGTCCTCCACGACAAAACCCGGGACGACCGCGCTCTGGCTGGCGGTCGTCGTGGCAAGACCCAAGCCAAAAATGATGTAGAGTGCGCCTGTATGCACGAAAGCAAGACTATCAAGTCCTGGATGCCCGGGTCCAGTCGCGGCAGAGTATGAGCCTGGACGGGATGGACCGTCTTGACGGGGAGAATGCTCGCCGGCCTTTAGCTCTGGCCCCTTTCGCCGGGCCGATAGGATTCCGTCAGGTGCTCACGCAACTCGCTCTCCTCAAAGTGGACCGGTTTGGTCTTGCGCGCCACGAACAGCGGGACCTGGTCGGCGTAATGGGGCGATTCCGGCCGGGTCGATGCGGCGCCGAAATTGTGGAGGCTGCGTGACGAAACGCGGCCCTGCGGGTCCCACTCGACCAGGAGCACATAACTGTCGCCGGAATGCCCGTGCAGCGTGCCGTCGGGCTGCTTGCTGCCATACACGGCATAGAGCGTATCCGGACCTCCGCCAAGCCCCATGTTCACGTCGCCGCGCACGATCCGGTTTGCGGTGCCCCAGGGAACATCGAGCCGGCCATGGTGTTTGTGCAGGAAATGGACCGCCTTCCGCAGGCTTTCGACCGGGTCGGGCGCCGTGCCGCCAAGCAGCATCGCGCGCACGACCGGTTCGCAGGTCAGCACTGCGACCGCCGTGCCGATGCTGCCGGGCGCGGCGCTGAAATCCCAGTTCTTGAGGAGGGCTACGCCCTCATTCATCAGCGGATCGTCAAAACTGTCCCTGGTTTCGAGCTGCGCGATCAAATCTCCGGCCAGGGACTGCCTCGAATAAACCCAATCGAACTTGTAAGCGTAGAATTCGTCGCGCGTGACGGACGTGTCCGGCCCGAAAAGCTCGTGCAGGCGTACCGCGCGATTCGTCATCTTCTCGGGGATGCCAAGCCACAACGG from Candidatus Hydrogenedentota bacterium harbors:
- a CDS encoding cytochrome-c peroxidase; the encoded protein is MHTGALYIIFGLGLATTTASQSAVVPGFVVEDGQYVPLPSQPPAGLAPKPWFVPFPPMPGLEENPVTPEKVELGRLLFFDPLLSGDNTMSCATCHHPDFGLADGRGKAMGFGGKGFGPDRAGGTLLGRQSPTLWNAAYNAHQFWDGRARLLEHQAAFPIQAPDEMNQDADELVDELSAIPEYVRLFEQVFGPDGEPVTFENVTKAVAVFERTLLTFRSRFDRFAAGEEEALTPEEKRGFELFRSDRMRCIQCHHLPTFSDTAFRVIGVPEEETPDPGRAKVPGEGPFGAFKVPALRNASVTGPYMHNGHFDTLESIIDFYAGGAGLANEPPAENVDPLIRPFRISAEEKAALVSFLNALTDLSLQPAPPGAVPSGLPVIPVGSRLRNAP